The following proteins come from a genomic window of Limnohabitans sp. 103DPR2:
- the dxs gene encoding 1-deoxy-D-xylulose-5-phosphate synthase: protein MTALLEWIQSPAQLRKLSRDSLPGLAHELRERLIQSVSQTGGHFSSNLGTVELTIALHYVFNTPEDRLIWDVGHQTYPHKMLTGRMDQMGTLRQKGGLSGFPRREESAYDAFGTAHSSTSISAALGMAMAAKQTGSQRKAVAIIGDGALTAGMAYEAMNNAGAADCDVLVILNDNDMSISPPVGALNQYLGELMSGRFYAEAKKIGEKFLKNAPPLFALARQLEQQTHNFIQPETIFEKLGFTYTGPIDGHDVNGMVDALQKLSQAKGPQFLHVVTRKGKGYAKAEADPINYHGPGKFDPAVGLTPASSSKLTFTQVFGQWLCDMAAKDPRLVGITPAMREGSGMVAFSQRFANRYHDVGIAEQHAVTFAAGMACEGLKPVVAIYSTFLQRAYDQLIHDVALQNLPVVFALDRAGLVGADGATHAGMFDIAFTRCIPNMSVACPADENECRQLLSTAYAQDHSVTVRYPRGAGIGAEVCKDLSCLPFGKGEIRRQGKGVAILSFGPLLYEALKMAEQIDATVVNMRWAKPLDLELLNEVAQTHERLVTLEDGTRKGGAGAAVLEALQDLGLAKPVLVIGFEDEFTEHGDPALLMQQYGLTAPGIQKRIETHWPDVQATPALRRVV, encoded by the coding sequence ATGACCGCCTTGTTGGAATGGATTCAATCGCCAGCGCAGTTGCGAAAACTGTCGCGCGACAGTTTGCCTGGCTTGGCCCATGAATTGCGCGAGCGTTTGATTCAATCCGTTTCACAAACTGGCGGTCACTTCAGTTCCAACTTGGGCACTGTCGAGCTGACCATTGCCTTGCACTATGTCTTTAATACGCCAGAAGACCGTTTGATTTGGGATGTGGGCCATCAAACCTATCCCCACAAAATGCTCACTGGCAGGATGGACCAAATGGGGACGCTGCGCCAAAAGGGCGGTCTGAGTGGATTTCCAAGGCGTGAAGAAAGTGCGTACGACGCATTTGGCACTGCCCACTCGTCCACCAGCATTTCAGCGGCACTTGGCATGGCCATGGCCGCCAAACAAACAGGCAGCCAACGCAAAGCCGTAGCAATCATTGGCGATGGCGCACTGACGGCGGGCATGGCCTATGAAGCGATGAACAATGCGGGCGCTGCAGACTGTGACGTGTTGGTGATCTTGAACGACAACGACATGTCGATCAGTCCACCTGTGGGTGCGTTGAACCAGTACTTGGGCGAATTGATGTCGGGGCGCTTTTATGCGGAAGCCAAAAAAATTGGCGAAAAGTTTTTGAAAAATGCGCCGCCCTTGTTTGCACTGGCGCGTCAACTTGAACAACAAACACACAACTTCATCCAACCCGAAACCATTTTTGAAAAGTTGGGATTCACTTACACAGGCCCTATCGATGGTCACGACGTAAACGGCATGGTGGATGCCTTGCAAAAATTGTCGCAAGCCAAGGGCCCACAGTTCTTGCACGTGGTCACGCGCAAGGGCAAAGGCTATGCGAAGGCCGAAGCCGATCCCATCAACTATCACGGTCCTGGCAAGTTCGACCCCGCTGTGGGTCTCACACCTGCAAGCAGCAGCAAATTGACCTTTACGCAAGTGTTTGGCCAATGGCTTTGCGACATGGCCGCCAAAGATCCCCGCTTGGTCGGTATCACGCCCGCCATGCGTGAAGGCTCTGGCATGGTGGCATTCAGCCAACGCTTTGCCAACCGTTATCACGATGTCGGCATTGCAGAGCAGCATGCCGTCACCTTTGCAGCAGGCATGGCCTGTGAAGGTTTGAAGCCTGTGGTTGCCATTTATTCCACGTTTTTGCAACGTGCTTACGATCAATTGATTCACGATGTGGCGCTGCAAAATTTGCCAGTGGTTTTTGCACTGGACCGCGCAGGTTTGGTGGGCGCTGATGGGGCCACGCATGCCGGCATGTTCGACATCGCTTTCACCCGTTGTATTCCGAACATGAGTGTGGCGTGTCCTGCTGACGAAAACGAATGTCGCCAACTCCTCAGCACCGCTTATGCACAAGACCATTCAGTCACAGTGCGATACCCTCGTGGCGCGGGTATCGGTGCCGAAGTCTGCAAAGACTTAAGTTGCTTGCCCTTTGGCAAAGGTGAGATTCGAAGACAAGGCAAAGGCGTTGCCATCTTGTCCTTTGGCCCTTTGCTCTACGAAGCATTGAAAATGGCAGAACAGATCGATGCCACAGTGGTCAACATGCGTTGGGCCAAGCCTTTGGACCTTGAATTGCTGAACGAAGTTGCCCAGACCCACGAACGCTTGGTGACCCTTGAAGATGGCACACGCAAAGGCGGTGCTGGCGCCGCCGTATTGGAAGCTTTGCAAGATTTGGGTCTGGCCAAGCCCGTGCTGGTCATTGGCTTTGAAGATGAATTCACAGAACATGGTGATCCGGCTCTGTTGATGCAGCAATATGGCCTGACAGCGCCAGGTATTCAAAAGCGCATTGAAACCCATTGGCCCGATGTTCAAGCGACTCCCGCGCTCAGAAGGGTTGTTTAA